A stretch of the Bacillus sp. FJAT-18017 genome encodes the following:
- a CDS encoding RAxF-45 family protein encodes MDRSVGLHGQFLEFIYICRAIFHEIAFNGIRMPKFSN; translated from the coding sequence ATGGACCGTTCTGTTGGATTGCATGGGCAATTTTTGGAATTTATCTATATTTGCCGTGCAATTTTTCATGAAATTGCTTTTAACGGGATACGTATGCCCAAATTTAGCAATTGA